One window from the genome of Peromyscus eremicus unplaced genomic scaffold, PerEre_H2_v1 PerEre#2#unplaced_703, whole genome shotgun sequence encodes:
- the Hdac6 gene encoding histone deacetylase 6 isoform X4 codes for MKKLNQAVDEDLIAGLQELDLNPETRVLVGTGLVFDEQLNDFHCLWDDSFPECPERLHAIKEQLILENLLDRCVSFQARFAEKEELMLVHSLEYIDLMETTQYMNEGELRILAGTYDSVYLHPNSYSCACLATGSVLRLVDAVLGAEIRNGMAVIRPPGHHAQRSLMDGYCMFNHVAVAARYAQKKHCIQRVLIVDWDVHHGQGTQFIFDQDPSVLYFSIHRYEQGRFWPHLKASNWSTTGFGQGQGYTINVPWNQVGMRDADYIAAFLNILLPVAFEFQPQLVLVAAGFDALHGDPKGEMSTTPPGFAHLTHLLMGLAGGKLILSLEGGYNLHALAKGVSASLHTLLGDPCPMLEFPGAPCASARTSISCTLEALEPFWEILSGSVEPQEEDEVEEEEDEEGRWQAAALPLDAWPALQERTGLVYDEKMMSHCNLWDNHHPETPQRILRIMCHLEELGLASRCLILPVRPAMDAELLTCHSAEYVERIRATEKMKTRELHREGASFDSIYICPSTFTCAQLAAGAACRLVEAVLSGEVLNGIAIVRPPGHHAEPDAACGFCFFNSVAVAARHAQAIAGRALRILIVDWDVHHGNGTQHMFEDDPSVLYVSLHRYDRGTFFPMGDEGASSQVGRAAGIGFTVNVPWNGPRMGDADYLTTWYRLVLPIAYEFNPELVLVSAGFDAAQGDPLGGCQVTPEGYAHLTHLLMGLANGRIILVLEGGYNLASISESMAACTHSLLGDPPPPLTLLRPPQPGALASITETIQVHRKYWRSLRMMKMQDREECSSSKPVIKKLPKATSPLSAKGTTTPKGKVPEAGLRKTTLSAKECTLGHTRSKTAKAVLVQGQSPEQAASGAPPDQATSKETEGGTTMDQHASAATTNVPTQTTSEEAMGEETEPIGTPLASCADKEGTEASPVQGATAQQSPEQEAPEAEEGLLGEAAGGQSMNSLMLTQAFGNFSGQDVFYAVTPLSWCPHLTAVCPIPAEGLDVAQPCETCGTVQENWVCLTCYQVYCSRYVNSHMVHHHEASEHPLVLSCVDLSTWCYLCQAYVHHQDLQEVKSAAHQNKFGEDIPHSH; via the exons atgAAGAAGCTCAACCAAGCAGTTGATGAAGACCTGATCGCGGGGCTCCAAGAGCTG GATCTGAACCCTGAGACAAGAGTATTGGTTGGCACTGGATTGGTGTTTGATGAGCAGCTAAATGACTTCCACTGCCTTTGGGATGACAG cttCCCTGAATGCCCTGAGCGGCTCCATGCCATCAAGGAGCAGCTGATTCTGGAGAACCTCCTGGACCGTTGTGTGTCTTTTCAG GCCCGGTTTGCTGAGAAGGAGGAGCTGATGTTGGTTCACAG CCTGGAATACATTGATCTGATGGAAACAACCCAGTACATGAATGAAGGAGAACTTCGCATACTAGCAGGCACCTATGATTCAGTTTATCTGCATCCG AACTCATACTCATGTGCCTGCCTGGCCACAGGCTCTGTCCTCAGGCTGGTAGATGCGGTCTTGGGGGCTGAGATTCGGAATGGCATGGCCGTCATCAG GCCTCCTGGACACCACGCCCAGCGCAGTCTTATGGATGGGTATTGCATGTTCAaccatgtggctgtggctgccCGCTATGCTCAAAAGAAGCACTGCATTCAGAG GGTTCTTATTGTGGATTGGGATGTGCACCATGGTCAAGGAACACAGTTCATCTTCGACCAGGACCCCAG tGTCCTCTATTTCTCCATCCACCGATATGAGCAGGGTCGGTTCTGGCCCCACCTTAAGGCTTCTAACTGGTCCACTACAGGTTTTGGCCAAGGCCAAGGATATACCATCAATGTACCTTGGAACCAG GTGGGGATGCGGGATGCTGACTACATTGCTGCTTTCCTGAACATCCTGTTGCCAGTTGCCTTTGAG TTTCAGCCTCAGCTGGTCCTGGTGGCTGCTGGATTTGATGCTCTCCATGGAGACCCCAAG GGAGAGATGTCCACCACTCCACCAGGCTTTGCCCACCTAACGCATTTGCTCATGGGTCTGGCAGGAGGCAAGTTGATTCTGTCTCTGGAG GGTGGCTATAACCTCCATGCCCTGGCTAAGGGTGTCAGTGCATCACTCCACACTCTTCTTGGAGACCCTTGCCCCATGCTGGAGTTCCCTGGTGCACCTTGCGCAAG TGCCCGGACTTCCATCTCCTGCACTCTAGAAGCCCTTGAACCTTTCTGGGAGATCCTTTCGGGATCAG TCGAGCCCCAGGAGGAAGATGaagtggaagaagaggaagatgaggaaggcCGCTGGCAGGCTGCCGCACTACCACTGGATGCATGGCCAGCGCTGCAGGAACGCACTGGGCTGGTCTATGACGAAAAAATGATGAGCCACTGCAACCTGTGGGACAA TCATCATCCTGAGACACCTCAGCGCATCTTACGGATCATGTGCCACCTAGAGGAGCTGGGCCTTGCATCACGCTGCCTCATCCTGCCTGTGCGGCCTGCCATGGATGCTGAGCTTCTTACCTGCCACAG CGCCGAGTATGTCGAGCGTATCCGGGCCACAGAAAAGATGAAAACCCGGGAGCTGCACCGTGAAGGTGCCAGCTTTGACTCCATCTACATCTGCCCCAGCACCTTCACCTGTGCCCAGCTTGCTGCAGGCGCCGCCTGCCGCCTGGTGGAAGCTGTGCTTTCAGGAGAG GTTTTGAATGGCATTGCCATAGTGCGCCCTCCGGGACACCATGCAGAACCAGATGCTGCCTGTGGTTTCTGCTTTTTCAACTCTGTAGCTGTGGCTGCTCGCCATGCCCAAGCCATTGCTGGACGTGCCCTGCG GATCCTGATCGTGGATTGGGATGTTCATCATGGTAATGGAACTCAGCACATGTTTGAAGATGACCCCAG TGTGTTATACGTGTCCCTGCACCGGTACGACCGTGGCACTTTCTTCCCCATGGGGGACGAGGGTGCCAGTAGCCAAGTAGGCCGAGCTGCCGGTATAGGCTTCACTGTCAATGTGCCCTGGAATGGGCCCCGCATGGGTGACGCTGACTACCTGACTACTTGGTATCGTCTGGTACTTCCCATCGCCTATGAG TTTAACCCAGAACTGGTGCTGGTTTCAGCTGGCTTTGATGCTGCACAAGGGGACCCGCTGGGTGGCTGCCAAGTGACACCTGAGGGTTATGCCCACCTTACTCACCTGCTGATGGGCCTTGCCAATGGCCGCATTATCCTTGTCCTAGAG GGTGGATACAACTTGGCATCCATCTCTGAATCTATGGCTGCCTGCACCCATTCCCTCCTTGGAGACCCACCACCCCCACTTACCTTGCTGCGACCCCCGCAGCCAGGAGCCCTGGCCTCAATCACTGAGACCATCCAAGTCCATCGCAAATACTGGCGCAGTTTGCGGATGATGA AGATGCAAGACAGGGAAGAATGCTCCAGTTCTAAGCCTGTCATCAAGAAGCTGCCCAAAGCGACCAGTCCTTTGTCAGCTAAGGGAACAACCACACCAAAAGGAAAGGTTCCAGAAGCAGGCCTAAGGAAGACTACGTTATCTGCAAAAGAATGTACTCTAGGCCATACTAGATCAAAGACAGCTAAGGCAGTGCTTGTTCAGGGCCAGTCCCCAGAACAAGCTGCTAGTGGAGCCCCACCGGACCAGGCCACCTCAAAGGAGACCGAGGGAGGAACCACAATGGACCAGCATGCCTCAGCAGCAACCACAAATGTACCTACTCAGACCACCTCGGAGGAGGCTATGGGAGAAGAAACTGAGCCAATTGGAACCCCTCTAGCCTCCTGTGCAGACAAAGAGGGCACAGAAGCTTCACCTGTGCAGGGAGCCACAGCCCAGCAGTCCCCTGAGCAG GAGGCCCCTGAAGCTGAGGAGGGCCTACTCGGAGAAGCAGCTGGAGGTCAGAGCATGAACAGCTTGATGCTGACACAGGCATTTGGGAACTTCAGTGGCCAA GATGTATTTTATGCTGTGACCCCACTATCCTGGTGTCCCCATTTGACGGCAGTGTGCCCCATTCCTGCAGAAGGCCTAGATGTGGCCCAACCATGTGAGACCTGTGGAACAGTCCAGGAGAACTGGGTGTGTCTGACTTGCTATCAG GTGTACTGCAGTCGTTACGTCAACTCCCATATGGTCCACCACCATGAAGCTTCGGAACACCCACTGGTCCTCAGCTGTGTTGACCTGTCCACCTGGTGTTACCTCTGTCAGGCTTATGTCCACCACCAG GATCTCCAAGAAGTGAAGAGCGCTGCCCACCAGAACAAGTTTGGGGAGGACATACCCCACTCACACTAA